The following coding sequences are from one Cenarchaeum symbiosum A window:
- a CDS encoding cytochrome c biogenesis protein (COG0785), with amino-acid sequence MAEITLAVAALAGIGSFVAPCILPMIPAFLAYISGTTITELGQKQGSVLTINRMNVILNTVFFVLGFSMVFSTLGVIINSVLSDQASDLIDSFSQIGGAIIIAFGVFLLLSFRFRSLNMEKKFFPKRGKASYPMSFLFGLAFAAGWTPCVGPVLGTILTLAATTPSSAFSLLLVYSLGLGIPFIIMSIFFSRATRVIRALSKHLKYYSIVLGGMIILLGILVFTNQLALIANFPLLNELVLLG; translated from the coding sequence ATGGCTGAGATCACCCTGGCAGTGGCCGCGTTAGCAGGCATAGGCTCCTTTGTGGCCCCCTGCATACTGCCCATGATTCCCGCGTTTTTGGCATACATATCGGGCACGACCATCACCGAGCTGGGACAAAAGCAGGGCAGCGTCCTGACGATAAACCGCATGAACGTGATACTAAACACGGTCTTTTTCGTGCTGGGCTTTTCGATGGTATTCTCCACCTTGGGCGTGATCATAAACAGCGTCCTTTCCGACCAGGCCTCCGATCTCATAGACAGCTTCAGCCAGATAGGCGGGGCGATAATAATCGCGTTCGGGGTGTTCCTGCTTCTCTCGTTCCGCTTTAGATCACTCAACATGGAGAAAAAGTTCTTTCCCAAGAGGGGCAAGGCAAGCTACCCAATGTCGTTTCTCTTCGGGCTGGCGTTTGCGGCCGGATGGACCCCGTGTGTGGGGCCTGTCCTGGGGACCATACTCACGCTGGCAGCCACCACGCCGTCGTCGGCGTTCAGCCTGCTGCTGGTGTACTCGCTTGGCCTCGGCATCCCGTTCATAATAATGAGCATCTTCTTTTCTCGGGCCACCCGCGTGATACGGGCGCTCAGCAAGCACCTGAAATATTACTCCATAGTGCTTGGCGGCATGATAATACTGCTGGGCATCCTGGTCTTTACAAACCAGCTGGCCCTGATAGCGAACTTTCCTCTTCTAAACGAGCTGGTGCTGCTAGGGTGA
- a CDS encoding thiol-disulfide isomerase (COG0526), giving the protein MQSGTKTAVYFGGGLLAVIVAIYVGLSTLDEAATAIPTVAEQGATPVAVDKSRFDQAPQLVGIADYINTSPEELDAEIEGSVVLYDIWTYSCINCIRTLPHITAWDERYADDGLLIIGIHSPEFEFEKDLNNVIMAVENNGIEYPVVLDNDKETWKAFENRYWPRKFIADHEGFIRYDHIGEGAYDETERVIQRLLEERAEAFGMQVAAAEGLVDIDAFEHSSFRTPELYFGYLFAQGRNQLGNPEGFEPGSVVDYSLPQDFRKHYFYLDGTWGNHQDGMSLVSDSGVIVLEYAAKEVNIVAGGDADLRITLDGMPVPDRVAGADITEDSTIQVREHDLYNVISGDASETHLLRIESDQPGFEIFTFTFG; this is encoded by the coding sequence ATGCAGTCGGGAACAAAGACGGCAGTCTACTTTGGGGGCGGGCTGCTCGCAGTAATCGTGGCAATATACGTGGGCCTCTCGACGCTCGACGAGGCGGCGACTGCCATTCCGACGGTGGCCGAGCAGGGAGCCACGCCTGTTGCCGTAGACAAGTCGCGCTTTGATCAGGCGCCGCAGCTGGTCGGCATAGCAGATTACATCAATACGAGCCCAGAAGAGCTCGACGCAGAGATAGAGGGCAGCGTCGTTCTGTACGACATATGGACCTACTCTTGCATAAACTGCATACGCACCCTCCCGCACATAACCGCATGGGATGAAAGGTATGCTGACGACGGCCTGCTGATAATAGGGATACACTCGCCAGAGTTTGAGTTTGAAAAGGATCTCAACAATGTGATCATGGCAGTAGAGAACAACGGCATAGAGTACCCGGTGGTCCTTGACAACGACAAGGAGACCTGGAAGGCCTTCGAGAACAGGTACTGGCCGAGAAAGTTCATCGCGGACCATGAGGGGTTCATAAGGTACGACCACATAGGCGAGGGCGCGTATGACGAGACAGAAAGGGTCATACAGCGTCTGCTAGAGGAGAGGGCAGAGGCGTTTGGCATGCAGGTGGCGGCAGCCGAGGGGCTCGTAGATATTGACGCGTTTGAGCATTCGAGCTTTAGGACGCCCGAGTTATACTTTGGGTATCTATTCGCGCAGGGCCGCAACCAGCTCGGCAATCCAGAGGGCTTTGAGCCGGGATCCGTCGTGGATTATTCCCTGCCGCAGGACTTTCGCAAGCACTACTTTTACCTTGATGGGACATGGGGCAACCACCAGGACGGCATGAGCCTTGTCTCGGATTCAGGCGTGATAGTATTGGAGTATGCCGCAAAGGAAGTCAACATAGTGGCAGGCGGGGATGCAGACCTGAGAATAACCCTCGACGGCATGCCCGTCCCCGATAGGGTGGCCGGCGCGGATATCACCGAAGACAGCACCATACAGGTAAGGGAGCACGACCTGTACAACGTGATAAGCGGCGACGCCTCGGAGACCCACCTGCTCAGGATAGAATCAGACCAGCCGGGCTTTGAGATATTCACGTTTACGTTCGGCTAG
- a CDS encoding conserved protein implicated in secretion (COG5491), with amino-acid sequence MGSWNGGSLSQRFLGRVKPGAPLKNRIEAAQGTLGSQIEKLAAIHEKLHKKHNAVFGRIVEAQRSGNTAHARAYAIELAQIRKMEGMVGGAKLGMEQVQMRLNTVSELGDIVVTLSPCMSVIKGITSSIEGVMPEAGSSMQDLSDILGDVLAGSSMGGHEIAPPVAGGADASAILDEAQSVMEGRAKESLPEAPEELKQDIIDRREVYT; translated from the coding sequence ATGGGTTCATGGAACGGCGGAAGCCTCTCGCAGAGGTTCCTGGGCAGGGTCAAGCCGGGCGCCCCCCTAAAGAACAGGATTGAAGCAGCCCAAGGCACGCTCGGCTCGCAGATTGAAAAGCTAGCGGCCATCCATGAAAAGCTGCACAAAAAGCACAATGCGGTATTTGGCAGGATAGTCGAGGCCCAGAGGTCGGGGAACACGGCCCATGCAAGGGCGTATGCGATAGAGCTTGCCCAGATAAGAAAGATGGAGGGCATGGTGGGCGGCGCAAAGCTTGGCATGGAGCAGGTCCAGATGAGGCTCAACACTGTATCAGAGCTTGGCGACATAGTGGTCACTCTGAGCCCGTGCATGTCTGTAATCAAGGGGATCACCTCGTCGATAGAAGGCGTGATGCCGGAAGCGGGTTCATCCATGCAGGATCTATCTGATATACTCGGGGACGTGCTCGCGGGATCGTCAATGGGCGGGCACGAGATTGCGCCTCCTGTGGCAGGGGGGGCAGATGCTTCTGCAATACTAGACGAGGCGCAGTCGGTGATGGAAGGGCGCGCAAAGGAGAGCCTGCCCGAGGCGCCAGAAGAGCTCAAACAGGACATAATTGACAGGCGCGAAGTATACACCTGA
- a CDS encoding uncharacterized protein conserved in archaea (COG2090), producing MFEIGFRGHANVRSLHRSTIEITREDELGVAGDCIVGVGADCGCSGLPEQMKQKLRDPGSRVRCTILASGMSHAVTGRGHAGLELSHADDIVVRMSGFVCPRTLAVGCDGASDSVPRKMVRALQDPSCRGTLRIEVL from the coding sequence ATGTTTGAGATCGGCTTTCGGGGACACGCAAACGTCCGGTCGCTTCACAGGAGCACAATCGAGATAACCCGCGAGGATGAGCTCGGAGTTGCAGGCGACTGCATAGTGGGCGTGGGGGCCGACTGCGGGTGCAGCGGGCTCCCGGAACAGATGAAGCAGAAACTCCGGGACCCGGGCTCCCGGGTGCGGTGTACAATACTGGCATCTGGCATGTCACACGCGGTGACAGGCAGGGGCCACGCAGGGCTGGAGCTCTCCCATGCAGACGATATCGTGGTCCGCATGAGCGGCTTTGTCTGCCCCCGGACGCTTGCCGTCGGCTGCGACGGGGCGTCGGATTCTGTCCCGCGCAAAATGGTAAGGGCCCTGCAGGACCCGTCGTGCCGCGGCACCCTGAGAATAGAGGTCCTCTAG
- a CDS encoding 20S proteasome, alpha and beta subunit (COG0638) — MLPAQQGYDRAITVFSPDGRLYQVEYAIETVRRGTIAVGVKSTGGIVIAVEEKPRRLQISDTIQKIFQVDDHLGVAAAGYIPDARSQVENARFFSQSNRMMYDESVEVEAVAKHLADQCQQFTQYAGVRPFGVALIIGGVDDGGKGQLFLTDPSGTYISYDAIAIGAGSEQVTEFLEKSYKPGSMEDAAVLAAAAIRIAGEETDTESHIRMARVSADNRRFEMVPDGEVASFAAKAAAKYPPRSG; from the coding sequence ATGCTACCCGCGCAGCAGGGATACGACAGGGCAATCACGGTCTTTTCCCCAGATGGCAGGCTCTACCAGGTGGAATACGCCATAGAGACCGTCAGGCGCGGGACCATAGCGGTGGGCGTAAAGTCGACCGGGGGGATAGTGATAGCAGTCGAGGAGAAGCCGCGCAGGCTGCAGATATCCGATACGATACAAAAGATATTCCAGGTGGACGACCATTTGGGGGTGGCTGCAGCCGGGTACATACCGGATGCGCGCAGCCAGGTGGAGAACGCGAGGTTCTTTTCCCAGAGCAATCGCATGATGTATGACGAATCAGTCGAGGTTGAGGCCGTTGCAAAGCATCTCGCGGACCAGTGCCAGCAGTTCACCCAGTATGCCGGAGTGAGGCCGTTTGGCGTCGCCCTGATAATAGGCGGCGTGGACGACGGTGGAAAGGGGCAGCTATTCCTTACTGATCCGAGCGGGACCTACATATCGTACGATGCGATAGCGATAGGGGCGGGATCCGAGCAGGTGACCGAGTTTCTGGAGAAATCCTACAAGCCGGGGTCCATGGAGGACGCGGCGGTACTGGCGGCAGCGGCAATACGGATAGCAGGCGAGGAGACGGACACGGAATCGCACATCAGGATGGCCCGGGTATCCGCGGATAACAGGCGCTTTGAGATGGTGCCAGATGGAGAGGTTGCCTCTTTTGCCGCCAAGGCGGCAGCAAAGTACCCCCCGAGGAGCGGGTAG
- a CDS encoding conserved hypothetical protein (COG2106), translating into MELSVAIPDSCLADESTQMDKSRKASVIARACSVFGVSAVYVYKDGGGDGRLLTTILRYLETPPFLRKRLFPRINELKYAGVLSPLRIPSHTASSDPKSVSRGDVREGVVLSKGGRKFVDIGLGRPVPYSGQTIPPKRVTVRFERAPPDPVIREIPREEAGAYWGYRVKERGRLGELLSGWKGRIILTSRKGSAISQSGIRSYAGTGEVLVVFGSTDKGIHGMLGGGTGRVQNARVLNFFPGQSSETVRLEEAMLGTFAILRSGV; encoded by the coding sequence ATGGAACTATCAGTGGCTATACCGGATTCCTGCCTTGCAGATGAATCGACCCAGATGGACAAGTCGAGAAAGGCGTCTGTTATAGCCAGGGCGTGCTCTGTATTCGGGGTATCTGCTGTATACGTGTACAAGGACGGAGGCGGGGACGGCAGGCTGCTGACCACGATACTCCGGTATTTGGAGACCCCGCCGTTTTTGAGAAAGAGGTTGTTTCCCCGGATAAACGAGCTAAAGTATGCGGGGGTGCTCAGCCCATTGAGGATACCAAGCCATACTGCATCGTCGGACCCAAAGTCGGTATCCCGCGGGGATGTAAGGGAGGGTGTAGTGCTCTCCAAGGGGGGAAGAAAGTTTGTCGACATAGGCCTGGGCAGGCCTGTTCCATATTCGGGGCAGACTATACCGCCAAAGAGGGTGACGGTCCGGTTTGAGAGGGCGCCGCCTGACCCTGTAATCAGGGAGATACCAAGGGAGGAGGCCGGCGCATACTGGGGGTACAGGGTAAAAGAGAGGGGCCGGCTCGGCGAGCTGCTCTCCGGATGGAAGGGCAGGATAATACTTACATCGAGAAAGGGCTCGGCGATAAGCCAGTCGGGGATACGCAGCTATGCTGGAACAGGGGAGGTCCTGGTGGTCTTTGGGTCGACAGACAAGGGGATACACGGGATGCTCGGCGGGGGAACAGGCAGGGTGCAAAATGCAAGGGTGCTCAACTTTTTCCCCGGACAGTCGTCTGAGACTGTAAGGCTTGAGGAGGCCATGCTTGGGACATTTGCGATACTAAGGTCAGGGGTATGA
- a CDS encoding UDP-N-acetyl-D-mannosaminuronate dehydrogenase (COG0677), whose protein sequence is MKLQESAELVEAGKFSVDIFGLGYVGFPLAVRLSSGGVRVNGIDTNPGRIQRLSEGELVDTELPMAKKFEEVMGSGKLGLHAAPGRSSDPKVGMICVPTPLPGWGSDSAVHVKAAAESFLSVSRRGDVLILESSVEVGTTEMVRNMIESRGHKVGEDYGLCFCPERVDPANKEWGMEGIPRVIYSSDDYTHRIALQVYGHVNGGVLSRVGSPRTAEVVKSFENAFRLVNISLVNELAMLCDRLGISARDVIDAASTKPFGFIPHYPGAGAGGHCIPKDPRFLLESARGLGSAHSMIDGALEVNGGMPAYVADRIGSALDELGLDGRIIVCGLAYKANVEDMRDSPGFKVADELSRRGFTVQGYDPFFNVGLAAKYLAENRGRADWAAIETLDARTVKGTDCLCIVQHHEAAAPRISEIYLKSEVPFIYDCQSILAPNSASSTRLVRLGG, encoded by the coding sequence GTGAAGCTGCAGGAGAGCGCGGAACTCGTAGAGGCGGGCAAATTCTCGGTCGATATATTCGGCCTAGGGTATGTTGGATTCCCGCTTGCAGTTCGGCTCTCCTCCGGCGGGGTGAGGGTAAACGGGATAGACACCAACCCCGGGCGGATCCAGCGCCTTTCTGAGGGCGAGCTTGTAGATACCGAGCTTCCCATGGCAAAAAAATTCGAGGAAGTTATGGGCAGCGGAAAACTCGGCCTGCATGCGGCACCCGGGCGCTCGTCGGACCCCAAAGTAGGGATGATCTGCGTCCCGACTCCGCTGCCCGGATGGGGCTCGGATTCTGCCGTGCATGTAAAGGCCGCGGCAGAATCGTTTCTTTCCGTGTCGAGGAGAGGCGATGTCCTCATACTGGAGAGCAGCGTCGAGGTGGGGACCACCGAGATGGTTCGCAATATGATTGAATCGCGCGGGCACAAAGTGGGGGAGGACTATGGATTGTGCTTCTGCCCCGAGAGGGTAGATCCAGCCAACAAGGAATGGGGCATGGAGGGCATACCGCGCGTGATATATTCGTCTGATGATTACACCCACCGGATTGCCCTGCAGGTATACGGGCACGTCAACGGAGGCGTATTGTCCCGGGTGGGCTCGCCGCGGACGGCCGAGGTTGTAAAGTCGTTCGAGAACGCCTTCCGGCTGGTCAACATATCCCTGGTAAACGAGCTCGCCATGCTGTGCGACCGGCTGGGAATAAGCGCGCGGGATGTAATAGATGCTGCATCGACAAAGCCATTCGGGTTTATCCCTCATTATCCGGGCGCCGGCGCGGGGGGCCACTGCATACCAAAGGATCCCCGCTTTCTATTGGAGTCGGCCCGGGGATTGGGCTCTGCCCATTCCATGATAGATGGCGCACTCGAGGTCAACGGGGGAATGCCTGCATACGTGGCCGACCGCATAGGGTCAGCCCTGGACGAGCTCGGCCTTGACGGGAGGATCATAGTCTGCGGGCTAGCCTACAAGGCAAACGTCGAGGACATGAGGGATTCACCCGGCTTCAAGGTGGCAGACGAGCTATCCCGCCGCGGCTTTACAGTCCAGGGGTACGACCCGTTCTTCAACGTGGGCCTGGCCGCAAAGTACCTCGCTGAGAACAGGGGCAGGGCGGACTGGGCGGCCATTGAAACCCTGGATGCAAGAACAGTAAAGGGGACTGACTGCCTCTGCATAGTGCAGCACCATGAAGCTGCCGCCCCAAGAATATCCGAGATATACCTAAAATCCGAGGTCCCCTTCATATACGACTGCCAGTCGATACTGGCCCCAAACTCTGCCTCATCAACCCGGCTGGTCAGGCTCGGCGGATGA
- a CDS encoding UDP-N-acetylglucosamine 2-epimerase (COG0381), with product MKPAIIMGTRPEIIKLAPVIKCLGRRRHYTVFTGQHKDYNMGRLFMRQLGLPEPGYSIAPRGGPAARTGHMIQGLARILEEDRPDAVVVQGDTDTVLAGAVAAVRCGIPVFHVEAGLRSRDWRMPEEYNRVAVDHLSEMLFAPTKSARSNLTSEGVHGRIVITGNTAIDAVNMYAGAAKSGRPGKILLTLHRQENVDDRRILNSILRGIVMSGEEVVFPVHPRTADRLQRFGLYKMLERAPNVELLDAQGYLEMLGLLQGCLFVVTDSGGLQEEATAPAIRKRVLVLRKSSDRPEGLGDLSTLVGLSDTAVSRAIREAAQNPRLASRSYPYGRGGAGARIARFLGA from the coding sequence ATGAAGCCGGCCATAATAATGGGCACAAGGCCCGAGATAATCAAGCTCGCCCCCGTGATAAAATGTCTCGGTAGGCGCAGGCACTATACCGTGTTTACGGGCCAGCATAAAGACTACAACATGGGGAGGCTCTTTATGCGCCAGCTGGGGCTGCCGGAACCCGGATATTCCATAGCGCCGCGTGGCGGGCCCGCCGCAAGGACGGGCCACATGATTCAAGGGCTTGCCCGCATACTGGAAGAGGACAGGCCGGATGCAGTGGTGGTCCAGGGTGACACCGATACTGTATTGGCGGGAGCCGTGGCGGCAGTAAGGTGCGGCATACCCGTATTCCATGTAGAGGCGGGGCTCCGGAGCCGCGACTGGAGGATGCCCGAAGAGTACAACAGGGTGGCCGTCGACCATCTGTCTGAGATGCTCTTTGCGCCCACGAAATCCGCCAGGTCCAACCTCACATCAGAAGGCGTGCACGGCAGGATTGTAATAACGGGGAATACCGCCATAGATGCAGTCAACATGTATGCGGGAGCTGCCAAGTCCGGGCGCCCGGGCAAGATCCTGCTAACTTTACACCGGCAGGAGAACGTGGACGACCGACGCATACTGAATAGCATACTGCGGGGAATTGTCATGTCGGGAGAGGAGGTGGTCTTTCCGGTCCATCCGCGCACAGCGGACAGGCTGCAACGCTTTGGACTGTACAAGATGCTCGAGCGGGCGCCCAATGTAGAGCTGCTGGATGCACAAGGGTATCTCGAGATGCTGGGCCTATTACAGGGGTGCCTGTTTGTGGTGACGGACTCTGGCGGCCTCCAAGAGGAGGCCACCGCGCCCGCAATAAGAAAGAGGGTGCTTGTATTGCGCAAGAGCAGCGACAGGCCCGAGGGGCTCGGCGACCTCTCCACATTGGTCGGCCTGTCAGATACGGCGGTCTCGCGCGCGATAAGGGAGGCGGCACAGAACCCGCGCCTTGCATCGCGGAGTTACCCATACGGTAGGGGCGGCGCAGGTGCCCGGATAGCGAGATTTCTTGGGGCCTGA
- a CDS encoding glycosyltransferase (COG0438), which produces MNPTRPGISNGGINTRNIFLPRIKYSAGVRGPVRACIFPNGPLSSHVKKGYWIPRYYNPGNVFDEIFFFPPSEVDLEPREVQMMCGDAKVEIHCMGRANLFNVRSKARRTVEEVRAARPDVIISYNALYGGYLGARCARRLGVPFLVRLHTQLDGSRQFLRRRSLPKYLVHVYTGRFIEPYVLESADRIIAVYDSITPYVRRHGHEAKLDIIHNGVDLAKFSEGGRNESLPRPLVLSVGRLTAVKGLDTVIRAMKDIDAHLLIIGDGEMRGELEALAASEGIADRVTFKGSVPNSSIHGYYRSADVFAMGYKPELGNLAIPVIESMAAGVPVVVPQAKEEFEGFGSAVVYADDNPRSFADRINGLLRDPALRAKYSRRVQETAAIFDVKKTEAGNARIITEMVTGGGG; this is translated from the coding sequence GTGAATCCCACGCGGCCCGGCATCAGTAATGGTGGGATAAACACTCGCAATATTTTCCTGCCAAGGATAAAATACTCGGCGGGTGTGCGGGGGCCCGTGCGAGCTTGCATATTTCCCAACGGGCCCCTCTCGTCCCATGTAAAAAAAGGATACTGGATTCCGCGTTATTACAACCCTGGGAACGTTTTTGACGAGATATTCTTCTTCCCGCCCTCGGAGGTGGATCTCGAGCCCCGGGAGGTGCAGATGATGTGCGGGGATGCAAAGGTGGAGATACACTGCATGGGGAGGGCGAACCTGTTCAACGTGCGCTCCAAGGCGCGCAGGACCGTGGAGGAGGTGCGTGCTGCAAGGCCCGATGTAATAATCTCGTACAATGCCCTGTACGGGGGGTACCTTGGAGCCCGGTGCGCCCGCAGACTGGGAGTCCCATTCCTTGTGCGCCTGCACACACAGCTCGACGGCAGCAGGCAGTTTCTCAGGCGGAGGAGCCTCCCAAAGTACCTGGTGCACGTCTACACGGGCAGGTTCATCGAGCCGTACGTCCTGGAGAGCGCCGACAGGATAATTGCAGTGTATGACAGCATAACGCCCTATGTGAGGAGGCACGGACACGAGGCCAAGCTGGACATAATACACAACGGTGTAGACCTGGCAAAGTTCTCAGAAGGCGGCAGGAACGAGTCGCTGCCCCGCCCGCTTGTGCTCTCCGTTGGAAGGCTCACTGCCGTCAAGGGTCTTGACACCGTGATCCGGGCCATGAAAGACATAGACGCACACCTGCTCATAATAGGCGACGGGGAGATGCGCGGGGAGCTCGAGGCCCTGGCGGCGTCCGAGGGCATTGCGGACAGGGTCACCTTCAAAGGGTCCGTGCCCAACAGTTCCATACACGGCTATTACCGGTCAGCCGACGTCTTTGCCATGGGGTACAAGCCGGAGCTTGGCAACCTTGCCATACCGGTAATAGAGTCGATGGCGGCAGGTGTACCTGTTGTGGTCCCGCAGGCCAAGGAGGAGTTTGAGGGGTTTGGCAGCGCCGTCGTGTACGCGGACGACAACCCGCGGTCTTTTGCCGACAGGATAAATGGCCTCCTGCGCGATCCGGCGCTGCGCGCAAAGTACTCTCGCAGGGTCCAAGAGACGGCAGCAATATTCGACGTCAAAAAGACAGAGGCAGGAAACGCCCGGATTATCACAGAGATGGTAACTGGGGGGGGGGGGTAG
- a CDS encoding glycosyltransferase (COG0438): protein MRLVHIEPMRACIFPNDPLSSHVEKGYWIPRHYNPGNIFDEIFFFSPSERDLEPREVQMMCGDARVEICCMGRTNLFNVRAKARRAVEEVRTARPDVIISYNALYGGYLGARCARSLGVPFIVQLHTQLDGSRRFLWRRNLPKYLVHVYTGRFIEPYVLKSADRITAVYSSITPYVRRHGYESKLDIIHNGVDLEKFSKGSRIESLPSPLVLSVGRLTAVKGHETVIRAMRDVDAHLLIIGDGEMRGELAALAESEGVAEKIIFKRSVPNSSIHDYYRSADVFAMGYKSELGNLAIPVIESMAAGVPVVIPQAKEEFEGFSSAVLYADDNPRSFADRINSLLRDPVLRAEYSDRVRENAVIFDVRKLEARHARIVADLVSGADVHSAQ, encoded by the coding sequence ATGCGACTGGTGCACATAGAACCGATGCGGGCTTGTATATTTCCTAATGACCCTCTTTCGTCCCACGTCGAAAAGGGATATTGGATACCTCGTCATTATAACCCCGGGAACATCTTTGATGAGATATTCTTCTTTTCTCCATCGGAGAGAGACCTTGAGCCCCGGGAGGTGCAGATGATGTGTGGGGATGCAAGAGTAGAGATATGCTGTATGGGGAGAACGAACCTGTTTAACGTGCGTGCCAAGGCGCGCAGGGCCGTGGAGGAGGTGCGAACGGCAAGACCAGACGTAATAATCTCGTACAATGCACTGTATGGCGGATACCTTGGCGCCCGGTGCGCCCGCAGCTTGGGCGTCCCGTTTATTGTGCAGCTACACACCCAGCTGGATGGTAGCAGGAGATTCCTCTGGCGCAGGAACCTGCCAAAGTACTTAGTGCACGTGTACACAGGCAGGTTCATCGAGCCGTATGTCTTGAAGAGCGCCGACAGGATAACCGCCGTGTACAGCAGCATAACACCCTATGTGCGGAGGCACGGATACGAGTCCAAATTGGACATAATACACAACGGCGTAGACCTTGAGAAGTTCTCAAAGGGGAGCAGAATCGAGTCGTTGCCCAGCCCACTTGTGCTCTCTGTAGGACGGCTCACGGCTGTCAAGGGTCACGAGACAGTGATCCGGGCCATGCGGGACGTAGACGCACACTTGCTCATAATAGGCGACGGGGAGATGCGCGGGGAGCTTGCGGCCCTCGCTGAATCCGAGGGCGTGGCGGAGAAGATCATCTTCAAGAGGTCCGTGCCCAACAGCTCCATACACGACTATTACAGGTCGGCCGACGTCTTTGCCATGGGATACAAGTCGGAGCTCGGCAACCTTGCCATACCAGTGATAGAGTCGATGGCGGCGGGAGTACCTGTTGTGATCCCACAGGCCAAGGAGGAGTTTGAAGGATTCAGCAGTGCTGTCTTGTACGCGGACGACAACCCACGATCGTTTGCCGACAGGATAAACAGCCTCCTGCGTGATCCAGTGCTCCGTGCAGAGTATTCTGACAGAGTCAGGGAGAATGCAGTAATATTTGACGTCAGAAAGCTGGAGGCAAGACACGCCCGGATAGTGGCGGATCTGGTATCGGGCGCAGATGTACACAGCGCGCAGTGA
- a CDS encoding glycosyltransferase (COG0438) produces the protein MRQYRTEHTGAGRLHPDLGLECGRGCRVATIFYPSAAAYRMRILAMFFHYPPISGGGVVVITSILNTMAKMGHDVTVIAPLLDWDGPKYQPEMDPRIRTVRTHVQFGSRIKIAARLCQYGMKKAAIREGRAAKFDFVFSIFHPFHLAPKAAVEAASELGIPCVVKIDDAVYQMSSGLKSLQRRAEKAVSSRTLRAASSLLVSNELSGEIVAAEYGVDPARIMTVPNGVDLSMFHAADRRDGLKIIFTGAIYGHRGLEIMISAMPRIIQRVKGAKLVVVGDGPTLGSLREVAAGSSAGESMEFAGWVERDLIPGYVADASVGLASLRETEVTRGALPIKVLEYMAASLPLIAKRGTLTGEILADGKNGYLVDNEDDLVEKASLLLSDPGLAKRMGEESRRMVRRYSWDTVVGEIIGAAQQARQKHVGSG, from the coding sequence ATGCGACAGTATCGTACGGAACATACGGGCGCGGGTAGGCTGCATCCGGATCTTGGTCTGGAGTGCGGGCGGGGATGCCGCGTGGCAACAATTTTTTACCCCTCGGCTGCAGCCTACCGCATGAGAATCCTCGCCATGTTCTTCCACTACCCGCCCATAAGCGGGGGCGGCGTGGTGGTGATAACGAGCATACTGAACACGATGGCAAAGATGGGGCACGACGTGACCGTGATAGCTCCCCTGCTGGACTGGGATGGGCCAAAGTACCAGCCGGAGATGGACCCCCGGATCAGGACCGTCAGGACGCACGTACAGTTCGGGTCGAGGATCAAGATCGCCGCCAGGCTCTGCCAGTACGGCATGAAGAAGGCCGCCATAAGGGAGGGCAGGGCGGCCAAGTTTGACTTTGTGTTCTCCATATTCCACCCCTTCCATCTGGCGCCCAAGGCTGCAGTAGAGGCGGCATCCGAGCTGGGAATACCGTGCGTGGTCAAGATTGATGATGCCGTGTACCAGATGTCGTCGGGTCTTAAATCACTGCAGAGGCGCGCCGAGAAGGCGGTAAGCAGCAGGACCCTCAGGGCGGCCTCCAGCTTGCTCGTATCCAACGAGCTCTCCGGGGAAATAGTGGCCGCCGAGTATGGCGTGGATCCTGCAAGGATCATGACCGTCCCCAACGGGGTGGATCTCTCGATGTTTCATGCGGCCGACCGGAGGGACGGCCTGAAGATAATCTTCACCGGTGCCATATACGGCCACCGTGGCCTTGAGATCATGATCTCCGCCATGCCACGGATCATCCAGAGGGTGAAGGGCGCGAAGTTAGTCGTAGTGGGTGACGGCCCCACGCTGGGATCCCTAAGGGAGGTCGCCGCAGGAAGCAGCGCTGGGGAGAGTATGGAGTTTGCAGGATGGGTCGAGCGGGATCTAATACCTGGATACGTGGCAGACGCATCTGTCGGCCTCGCGTCCCTGCGGGAGACCGAGGTGACGCGCGGCGCCCTTCCGATAAAGGTGCTAGAATACATGGCGGCATCGCTACCGCTGATAGCAAAGAGGGGCACCCTCACCGGCGAGATACTGGCCGATGGCAAGAACGGATACCTCGTGGACAACGAGGACGACCTGGTTGAAAAGGCCTCGTTGCTGCTAAGCGACCCTGGGCTGGCCAAGAGAATGGGCGAGGAGTCACGCCGGATGGTCCGGCGGTACTCGTGGGACACGGTGGTCGGGGAGATAATCGGGGCCGCGCAGCAGGCCCGTCAAAAGCACGTGGGCTCCGGTTAG